A window from Pseudomonas kribbensis encodes these proteins:
- a CDS encoding BMP family ABC transporter substrate-binding protein — translation MQKRPLQKLLCIAMGLGLSLGASAADPLKVGFVYIGPIGDHGWTYQHEQGRKALAEKLGTQITTNYVENVAEGADAERVIRNMAKDNYDLIFTTSFGYMNPTVKVAKQFPKVTFEHATGYKQDKNLGTYLARTYEGRYVGGFLAAKMTKTKKIGYVASFPIPEVIRDINAIQLALNKYNPGTEIKVVWVNSWFDPGKEADAANALIDQGVDVVFQHTDSPAPIQAAERRGVYAVGYASDMAHFGPKAVLTSIVNDWAPHYIQATQSVIDHNWKSQDYWGGLKEGTVELPISDLVPPPVKAEAERIIADIKSGALQPFTGPIKDQAGVEKIPAGKSATNVELASMNYYVEGMKAEMPK, via the coding sequence ATGCAAAAACGTCCATTGCAGAAACTGCTGTGCATCGCCATGGGCCTCGGCCTCAGCCTGGGCGCCAGTGCCGCCGATCCACTGAAAGTCGGTTTCGTCTACATCGGCCCCATCGGCGACCACGGCTGGACGTATCAGCATGAACAGGGGCGCAAGGCGCTGGCGGAAAAACTCGGCACGCAGATCACCACCAACTACGTGGAAAACGTCGCCGAAGGTGCCGATGCCGAGCGGGTGATCCGCAACATGGCCAAGGACAACTACGACCTGATCTTCACCACTTCTTTCGGCTACATGAACCCGACGGTGAAGGTCGCCAAACAATTTCCCAAAGTGACCTTCGAACACGCCACCGGCTACAAGCAGGACAAGAACCTTGGCACCTATCTCGCGCGTACTTATGAAGGCCGTTACGTCGGCGGTTTCCTCGCGGCGAAAATGACCAAGACCAAGAAGATTGGCTATGTCGCCTCGTTCCCGATCCCGGAAGTGATCCGCGACATCAACGCCATCCAGCTGGCCCTGAACAAGTACAACCCCGGCACCGAGATCAAGGTTGTGTGGGTCAACTCGTGGTTCGACCCGGGCAAGGAAGCCGACGCCGCCAACGCGCTGATCGACCAAGGCGTGGACGTGGTGTTCCAGCACACCGACAGCCCGGCACCGATCCAGGCCGCCGAACGGCGTGGCGTGTACGCCGTGGGCTACGCTTCGGACATGGCGCATTTCGGGCCGAAGGCGGTGCTGACCTCGATCGTCAACGACTGGGCGCCGCACTACATTCAGGCGACCCAGAGCGTGATCGACCACAACTGGAAATCCCAGGATTACTGGGGCGGGTTGAAGGAAGGCACGGTCGAATTGCCGATCAGCGATCTGGTGCCGCCACCGGTGAAGGCCGAAGCCGAGCGGATCATTGCCGACATCAAGAGCGGCGCCCTGCAACCGTTCACCGGGCCGATCAAGGATCAGGCCGGGGTCGAGAAAATTCCGGCGGGCAAGAGCGCGACCAACGTGGAACTGGCGTCGATGAACTATTACGTCGAAGGCATGAAGGCCGAGATGCCGAAGTAA
- a CDS encoding calcium:proton antiporter → MLTILKQESFLLLALIAALVAYPLEHWLLHSGQVVALTAGLVLIAFIVAASMRVAHQAELLAEKVGDPYGTMILTLAAVLVEVVILAIMMSNEASPTLVRDTIYSAVMLDINGILGLAALMGGIKHGEQSYNDDSARSYSVMILTAMGVSMVVPEFIPEANWKIYSAFTIGAMVVLYALFLRMQVGPHSYFFSYSYPDKRRKKQPTEEKPEKVNLPLSIAILVFGVVVIGALAEVMSKTLDLGLEGTGAPPVITAILVAAISAAPEILTALRAALANRMQSVVNIAMGASLSTVILTVPVMEAMALYTGQPFQMAMTPVQTVMIFITLIVSAINLNDGETNAIEGMTHFVLFATFIMLSLLGL, encoded by the coding sequence ATGCTCACGATCCTCAAGCAAGAAAGCTTTCTGCTGCTGGCTCTGATCGCCGCTCTCGTGGCGTATCCGTTGGAGCACTGGTTGCTGCACAGCGGCCAGGTCGTCGCGCTGACGGCCGGGCTGGTGCTGATCGCCTTCATCGTCGCCGCCTCGATGCGGGTCGCCCATCAAGCCGAGTTGCTCGCGGAAAAAGTCGGCGACCCGTACGGCACGATGATCCTGACCCTCGCCGCCGTGCTGGTGGAAGTGGTGATCCTGGCGATCATGATGAGCAACGAAGCCTCGCCGACGCTGGTGCGCGACACGATCTATTCGGCGGTGATGCTCGACATCAACGGCATCCTCGGTCTCGCCGCGCTGATGGGCGGGATCAAGCATGGCGAGCAGTCCTACAACGACGATTCCGCCCGCAGTTACAGCGTGATGATCCTCACCGCCATGGGGGTGTCGATGGTGGTGCCGGAGTTCATTCCCGAGGCCAACTGGAAAATCTATTCGGCGTTCACCATCGGCGCGATGGTGGTGCTTTACGCGTTGTTCCTGCGGATGCAGGTCGGGCCGCACAGTTATTTTTTCAGCTACAGCTACCCGGATAAACGCCGCAAGAAACAGCCGACGGAGGAGAAGCCGGAAAAGGTCAATCTGCCTTTGTCGATCGCCATTCTGGTGTTCGGTGTGGTGGTGATCGGTGCACTGGCCGAGGTGATGTCCAAGACCCTCGATCTGGGCCTGGAAGGGACGGGGGCTCCGCCGGTGATCACGGCGATTCTGGTGGCAGCGATTTCAGCCGCGCCGGAGATCCTGACCGCCTTGCGCGCAGCGTTGGCCAATCGCATGCAGTCGGTGGTCAACATTGCGATGGGCGCATCGTTGTCGACGGTGATCCTGACCGTGCCGGTGATGGAGGCGATGGCGCTCTATACGGGGCAGCCGTTTCAGATGGCGATGACGCCGGTGCAGACGGTGATGATCTTCATCACGCTGATCGTCAGCGCGATCAACCTCAATGACGGCGAGACCAATGCCATTGAGGGCATGACCCATTTTGTGTTGTTTGCGACGTTCATCATGTTGTCGCTGCTCGGACTTTGA
- a CDS encoding 8-oxoguanine deaminase: MPATRIWLKNPLAIFTANGLDARGGLVLQDGVITEVLGAGQQPSAPCNEVFDAREHVILPGLINTHHHFYQTLTRAWAPVVNQPLFPWLKTLYPVWARLTPEKLALATKVALAELLLSGCTTAADHHYLFPDGLENAIDVQVETVRELGMRAMLTRGSMSLGEKDGGLPPQQTVQEGQVILDDSQRLIHEYHERGDGAQIQIALAPCSPFSVTPEIMSASADLANKLDVRLHTHLAETLDEEDFCLQRFGLRTVDYLDSVGWLGPRTWLAHGIHFNPDEIARLGAAGTGICHCPSSNMRLASGICPSIELTDAGALFGLGVDGSASNDASNMILEARQALYIQRLRYGAEKITPERVLGWATKGSASLLGRTDIGELTVGKQADLALFKLDELRFSGSHDPISALLLCGADRADRVMVGGKWRVVDGQVEGLDLKGLIADHSQAARQLIAGT, from the coding sequence ATGCCTGCGACCCGTATCTGGTTAAAAAATCCCCTCGCCATTTTCACGGCCAACGGTCTCGATGCCCGTGGCGGTCTGGTGCTGCAAGACGGTGTGATCACCGAAGTGCTCGGCGCCGGCCAGCAACCTTCCGCCCCATGCAATGAAGTGTTCGACGCCCGTGAACATGTGATCCTGCCGGGCCTGATCAACACCCATCACCACTTCTATCAGACCCTGACCCGCGCCTGGGCGCCGGTGGTCAACCAGCCATTGTTCCCGTGGCTGAAAACCCTGTACCCGGTGTGGGCGCGCCTGACGCCTGAAAAACTCGCCCTCGCCACCAAAGTCGCGCTGGCCGAGTTGCTGCTGTCGGGTTGTACCACCGCTGCCGATCACCACTACCTGTTCCCGGACGGCCTGGAAAACGCCATCGACGTGCAAGTCGAAACCGTGCGCGAACTGGGCATGCGCGCCATGCTCACTCGTGGTTCGATGAGCCTCGGCGAGAAGGACGGCGGCCTGCCTCCGCAGCAGACCGTGCAGGAAGGACAGGTGATTCTCGACGACAGTCAGCGGCTGATTCACGAGTACCACGAACGTGGCGACGGCGCGCAAATCCAGATCGCTCTGGCGCCGTGCTCGCCGTTTTCGGTGACCCCGGAAATCATGTCCGCCAGCGCCGATCTGGCGAACAAACTCGACGTGCGTCTCCACACTCACCTCGCCGAAACCCTCGACGAAGAAGATTTCTGCCTGCAACGTTTCGGTCTGCGCACCGTGGATTATCTGGACAGCGTCGGCTGGCTCGGCCCGCGCACCTGGCTGGCCCATGGCATTCATTTCAACCCTGACGAAATCGCCCGCCTCGGCGCGGCCGGCACCGGCATCTGCCATTGCCCGAGCTCGAACATGCGCCTGGCCTCCGGCATCTGCCCGAGCATCGAGCTGACCGATGCCGGCGCGTTGTTCGGTCTGGGCGTGGATGGCTCGGCGTCCAACGATGCGTCGAACATGATCCTCGAAGCGCGTCAGGCGCTGTACATTCAGCGCCTGCGTTATGGCGCCGAGAAGATCACCCCGGAACGCGTACTGGGCTGGGCGACCAAGGGTTCGGCGAGCCTGCTCGGTCGCACCGACATCGGCGAGCTGACGGTGGGCAAGCAGGCGGATCTGGCGCTGTTCAAGCTGGATGAGCTGCGCTTCTCCGGCAGTCATGATCCGATTTCGGCATTGCTGTTGTGCGGCGCGGACCGTGCGGATCGGGTGATGGTCGGCGGCAAGTGGCGTGTGGTTGATGGACAGGTTGAAGGGCTGGATCTCAAAGGCCTGATTGCCGATCACAGTCAGGCGGCTCGGCAGTTGATCGCCGGTACCTGA
- a CDS encoding SDR family oxidoreductase, with amino-acid sequence MSALNPAKHALIIGASRGLGLGLVKTLLADGWQVTATVRNPANAEALKALGNVQIEKLDMDDQQAVIALSQQLKGETFDLLFVNAGVKGPDVQTPGGATLAEVGQLFFTNAVAPINLAQRFVGQIRDGSGVLAFMSSVLGSVTMPDAPELALYKASKAALNSMTNSFVTQLGDQKLTVLSLHPGWVKTDMGGEGADIDVDTSTRGLVDQVDAFAGKGGHHFVNYKGETIPW; translated from the coding sequence ATGTCCGCACTTAATCCTGCCAAGCACGCACTGATCATCGGCGCCTCCCGTGGCCTGGGCCTGGGGCTGGTGAAAACCCTGCTGGCCGACGGCTGGCAAGTCACCGCCACGGTTCGCAACCCTGCGAACGCCGAGGCGCTCAAAGCACTGGGCAACGTGCAGATCGAAAAACTCGACATGGACGACCAGCAAGCGGTGATTGCCCTGAGCCAGCAGCTCAAGGGCGAGACCTTTGATCTGCTGTTCGTCAACGCCGGGGTCAAGGGCCCTGACGTGCAGACCCCGGGCGGCGCGACGCTGGCGGAAGTCGGCCAGCTGTTCTTCACCAACGCCGTGGCGCCGATCAATCTGGCCCAGCGCTTCGTCGGGCAGATCCGCGACGGCAGCGGCGTGCTGGCGTTCATGAGCTCGGTGCTGGGCAGCGTGACCATGCCCGACGCGCCGGAACTGGCGCTGTACAAGGCCAGCAAAGCGGCGCTGAACTCGATGACCAACAGCTTCGTCACCCAGTTGGGCGATCAGAAACTGACTGTGCTGTCGCTGCATCCGGGCTGGGTGAAAACCGACATGGGCGGCGAAGGTGCCGACATCGACGTGGACACCAGCACCCGTGGTCTGGTGGATCAAGTGGACGCGTTTGCCGGCAAGGGCGGCCATCACTTCGTGAACTACAAGGGTGAAACCATTCCCTGGTAA
- a CDS encoding MerR family transcriptional regulator — MRIGELAQSCDVSRDTLRFYEERGLIAAQRSANGYRDYPPEMVQLVLYIKTAQRLGFTLGEIGSSVGALWQSPDPDTAVTQLLQDKLKLIETRMAELGELRHELQQRLGQRCPLNP, encoded by the coding sequence ATGCGCATCGGTGAATTGGCCCAGAGCTGCGATGTCAGCCGTGACACGCTGCGTTTCTACGAGGAGCGCGGATTGATCGCGGCACAACGCAGCGCCAACGGCTATCGCGACTATCCGCCGGAGATGGTGCAACTGGTGCTGTACATCAAGACGGCGCAGCGTCTGGGCTTCACTCTCGGCGAGATTGGCAGCAGCGTTGGCGCGCTGTGGCAATCGCCGGATCCGGACACCGCCGTCACGCAATTGCTGCAAGACAAGCTCAAGCTGATCGAAACCCGCATGGCCGAACTCGGCGAGCTGCGCCACGAATTGCAGCAACGGCTCGGTCAACGCTGTCCATTGAACCCGTGA